AGCTATACCGTGAGCCAGCAAGTCGCCAACGAGATCAATTTGGGTAGTTTTATTTCCACCGTGACAACCGTAACGCTCGCGACCGGAATCATATTCGAGCTGCCTATTTTGGTGTATTTCCTTACTAAACTCGGACTCCTCACGCCAGCCATGATGAAGACCTATCGCCGTCACGCCATCGTGGTCACGGTGATTCTTTCGGCCATCATTACGCCGCCCGATATCGCCAGCCAAGTGCTCGTATCGCTCCCCTTACTCATACTTTATGAGATCAGCATCTTTATATCGGCTCGAGTGATCCGAAACCAACGAAAAGCAAAAGCTCATGGCTAACATCGTCGAAGAGTTTAACGAAAACCGCAGTCGCCTGAACAACCTTATTCTCGAGGCCGATAACAAGGTGATCAAGCGGATATTCAATCTCGATACCAACGCCTTTATGGAGGGGGCGCTCGACGTGCCCACTAAGGAACTTATCGGTCTGGTGGCCTCTCTCGTGCTGTGGTGCGATGACTGCATTAAATACCACCTCGGTCGCTGTCACGCAGTCGGCCTCACCAAGGAACAGACCTTCGAAGCCCTGGCCATTGGTCAACTCATCGGCGGAACCATCGTGATCCCACACCTGCGCAGAGCTGCCGAATACTGGGACGCACTCGAATCTGAAGGTAAATGAGGGCCATCGCGCTCATTCCCGTCCTCTCTTTTTTTCTCGGGGCCTGCGGCCCGAATGTTTCCGCTATCTACACCGAGGAGATTTCCTTTGTTTCACAGGGCGACACCCTCTTCGGGGTCATTAGCAAACCGAAAGACGATGGACCTTTTCCGGCCGTAGTGATGATCCACGGTTCGTCGCCGGCGACCCGAAAGAACTTCCAGGAGTACACGCGTTCCTTCGTTCATCAAGGCATCGCCGTACTCAATTACGACAAGCGGGGATGTGGCGTCTCGGGCGGATCGATGTGGAAGGCCAACTTCGCCGACCTAGGTGCCGATTCGGCGGCGGCACTCGAGCATCTGGCCGCTAGGCCATATACCGATACAACCCGTTTGGGCTACTGGGCCATTGGTCAAGGCACTTGGGTGATGCACTTGGCAAACGAGCGCGCACGGGCCGATTTCTTGGTGGGCATTTCGGCACCGACCATTACTCCGCGCGATCAAATTAGGTATCACATATCATCCATCATCGTGGAGAATGGCGGTACGGAGGCCTTTGCGGAGCAGTTCAATACGTATTTGACGGGGTATATTGACTATTTGCGCACCCGAGAGGGTTATGTGGATTGGATGCGGAAAGATTCACTCTTGAGGGCCGATGAGCGCATGCGCTGGCTGGGTGATTTTTTCGCCTTTAGCGCTCTCGTTCACCGATCTCCGCCCGAGGAATTGCCACCGTTTGCGGAGTGTCAGGTAAATCCGAGTGCCCGGAACCTCGACTTTGATCCGCTGCCGTATTACGAGCGACTCGATGAGCCGGTACTGCTGGTTTATGGGCGCAACGATAATAGTCTGCCGCTGCGCGATTGCCTCGAGAGAGTGCTGCCGACTGCGCGGCGCAAAGGGCAGATACAGTTCAAAGCTTACTTCAACGCCGATCATGGACTGCGCGAGAAATTCGCCGGTGGTGATCGTCATCCGGAAGGATATATAGCTTCCTAAGTTCGACTTTTCTAAATTTCATTAGGCTTAAGACCAGAAGATTATTTACTAACGATTAAATATAGGTCTTGAAATTGAATCCCCCTCTTTAACGGGAAG
The window above is part of the Flavobacteriales bacterium genome. Proteins encoded here:
- a CDS encoding carboxymuconolactone decarboxylase family protein — translated: MANIVEEFNENRSRLNNLILEADNKVIKRIFNLDTNAFMEGALDVPTKELIGLVASLVLWCDDCIKYHLGRCHAVGLTKEQTFEALAIGQLIGGTIVIPHLRRAAEYWDALESEGK
- a CDS encoding alpha/beta hydrolase — its product is MRAIALIPVLSFFLGACGPNVSAIYTEEISFVSQGDTLFGVISKPKDDGPFPAVVMIHGSSPATRKNFQEYTRSFVHQGIAVLNYDKRGCGVSGGSMWKANFADLGADSAAALEHLAARPYTDTTRLGYWAIGQGTWVMHLANERARADFLVGISAPTITPRDQIRYHISSIIVENGGTEAFAEQFNTYLTGYIDYLRTREGYVDWMRKDSLLRADERMRWLGDFFAFSALVHRSPPEELPPFAECQVNPSARNLDFDPLPYYERLDEPVLLVYGRNDNSLPLRDCLERVLPTARRKGQIQFKAYFNADHGLREKFAGGDRHPEGYIAS